A segment of the Panicum hallii strain FIL2 chromosome 1, PHallii_v3.1, whole genome shotgun sequence genome:
AGAGAACAATTTGACATGTAGTCGTAAACGAGCAACCTCTTAGAACCATCACAACAGAAACCAACTAGCTTAACTAAATTGACGTGCTGGACAGCCCCAATGGAGCTTACTTCAGCTCTGAATTGCTTCTCTCCTTGAAAAGCACGATCAAGCCTCTTCACTGCTATGGCAATTGAGTCGTTTAGAAACCCCTTGAACACAGAACCAAAACTGCCTTCCCCCAACCTATGTTTGAAGTTTTTTGTTGCCTTTTGTAAATCGGTGTATCTAAATGCAATGATTCCATTAGTACCTTGAGCACCATTTAATATGCGAGGAAAGCCCTTCCTTTTGTTGCTCCAAATAATTAGGAGAATGATGAGTGCAGAAGAAATACATATAGCAATAACAACTCCAATAACAATCCGTACTCTATTGCTTTTCAAACTCTGAAGATCTTTAGTAGAAACGCGAATGTATAAAGTTTCTACATCCAAACTGTTCATGCTATTACATTGTAGTTGCCTTATGTCGAGTAACCCATTATGCCAGATAGAGCATTCTCCATTGCTGAAGGAATATGCAGTGCAAGAGCAATTATTCAGGCAAAACTGTGCACAGTTTCTTATGCTTGTTGAATCTTCTACTTTTTGGGCATTCCTGGGTGGTCGAACACATGGCAGTGTGTAGAATTTGTCTGTTGAAAGTTTTGTGCTTTTGTTGCTAATGCACTCTAACGGATTTTTTCTCAAGCACCCACCACTTCGGTCATCTAGCTCCCATTCCTGAGGAGATGTTACAGTGAACCCATCCATACAACTGCAGTGTGGAAGCACGTCATCGTTGCATATAGTGAAAGGTCCACAAGCACCATAGACATCACACTCCGCTTTTGGTTGGGCATAGGCCATTGCCCAGTCTTGTGATCCCTCAAACCAGACAAACTCCTTTGCTTGACCAGAAGCGTCTATCACAAGACGAAAAACAACATGCTCATCTGCTATGTTAATTGCAAAGTACTTCTCCTGATCATTGTCGACCATAGTCACGTCATTCAAATCATTGTTGATGGGGCCTACATACCCAGGAGTTTCAGGTGAGGAAAAGTATTTGCCATTCCATACACCACTCGACCAGTATGGTACAGAGGAGTTCAATGGTGTAATCAAGATCTGATTAACACCACTTGGGTCTAAATCAAAACAGTACAGACCGGTAGCTGGGTTGATAGAGTTTTTCGAAGAAACAA
Coding sequences within it:
- the LOC112873103 gene encoding G-type lectin S-receptor-like serine/threonine-protein kinase At2g19130 — encoded protein: MPPLLILFTSLFYLSIPPRCVGMDTIIPGQALAASDKLISKNGRDSPFNSTNSLELTISHNGNLVVLNQSTESIIWSTQANATRDSTLAILSSTGNLILRDSSNSSKVFWQSFDHPTDTLLPGAKIGWNKITGLKCRLVSSKNSINPATGLYCFDLDPSGVNQILITPLNSSVPYWSSGVWNGKYFSSPETPGYVGPINNDLNDVTMVDNDQEKYFAINIADEHVVFRLVIDASGQAKEFVWFEGSQDWAMAYAQPKAECDVYGACGPFTICNDDVLPHCSCMDGFTVTSPQEWELDDRSGGCLRKNPLECISNKSTKLSTDKFYTLPCVRPPRNAQKVEDSTSIRNCAQFCLNNCSCTAYSFSNGECSIWHNGLLDIRQLQCNSMNSLDVETLYIRVSTKDLQSLKSNRVRIVIGVVIAICISSALIILLIIWSNKRKGFPRILNGAQGTNGIIAFRYTDLQKATKNFKHRLGEGSFGSVFKGFLNDSIAIAVKRLDRAFQGEKQFRAEVSSIGAVQHVNLVKLVGFCCDGSKRLLVYDYMSNCSLDILLFRENSMVLTWDTRYQIAVGVARGLAYLHESCRHCIIHCDIKPENILLDGSFVPKIADFGMAKIMGRDFSRALTTMRGTFGYLAPEWITGTPITPKVDVYSYGMVLLEIISGRRNSQTPCFTGEDHDVYFPVYVAHKLVEGDVGSLADHMLHGDINLDEVERACKVACWCIQDNEFDRPTMGEVVQILEGLVELTMPPMPRLLQAIANTSHSTSS